The following are from one region of the Mycolicibacterium diernhoferi genome:
- a CDS encoding ammonium transporter: MTPGLAFFYGGLSRQKSVLNMMMMSFGSLGLVSVIYVLWGYSMSFSAGHTGETPGLFFDNPFALFGVNQLAEVREIDGVDTFVAGGFGTVPAIVWVGFQLTFAVITVALISGAVAERMKFGTWLVFGGLWVTFVYFPLAHMVWGGGLLSGSDQGLAAKIFGVDDEGAANVAPIDFAGGTVVHINAGMAALVLAVLLGKRAGFGKTAFRPHNIPFVMLGAALLWFGWFGFNVGSEGGADMLAGLVWVNTTAATAAAMLGWLLVERLRDGHATSVGAASGVVAGLVAITPACGNLTPIWSLVVGAIAGVLSALAIGLKYKFGYDDSLDVVGVHLVAGLWGTIALGFFATDTGLFVGGDYKQLVIQIVIAVVALVFTAVLTTIIAFVVKPLGWRVSTEDEATGIDETEHAETAYELA; the protein is encoded by the coding sequence ATGACGCCCGGCCTCGCGTTCTTCTACGGCGGCCTGTCCCGGCAGAAGTCCGTCCTGAACATGATGATGATGTCCTTCGGCTCCCTGGGCCTGGTCAGCGTCATCTACGTGTTGTGGGGCTATTCGATGTCGTTCTCGGCCGGCCACACCGGCGAGACCCCCGGCCTGTTCTTCGACAACCCGTTCGCGCTGTTCGGCGTGAACCAGCTCGCCGAGGTCCGTGAGATCGACGGGGTCGACACCTTCGTCGCCGGCGGCTTCGGCACGGTGCCGGCCATCGTCTGGGTCGGCTTCCAGCTGACCTTCGCCGTCATCACCGTCGCGCTCATCAGCGGTGCGGTCGCCGAGCGCATGAAGTTCGGCACCTGGCTGGTCTTCGGCGGCCTGTGGGTCACCTTCGTCTACTTCCCGCTGGCGCACATGGTCTGGGGTGGCGGCCTGCTGTCGGGCAGCGACCAGGGCCTGGCCGCGAAGATCTTCGGCGTCGATGACGAAGGCGCGGCCAACGTCGCGCCGATCGACTTCGCCGGTGGCACAGTCGTTCACATCAACGCCGGTATGGCCGCGCTGGTTCTGGCCGTGCTGCTGGGCAAGCGGGCCGGCTTCGGCAAGACCGCGTTCCGTCCGCACAACATCCCGTTCGTGATGCTCGGCGCCGCGCTGCTGTGGTTCGGCTGGTTCGGCTTCAACGTGGGCTCCGAGGGTGGCGCCGATATGCTCGCCGGCCTGGTGTGGGTCAACACCACCGCCGCGACCGCGGCCGCGATGCTCGGCTGGTTGCTGGTGGAGCGTCTGCGGGACGGCCACGCCACCAGCGTGGGCGCCGCGTCCGGTGTGGTCGCCGGTCTGGTCGCCATCACCCCGGCGTGTGGCAACCTGACCCCGATCTGGTCGCTGGTCGTCGGTGCGATCGCGGGCGTGTTGTCGGCCTTGGCAATCGGGCTGAAGTACAAGTTCGGCTACGACGACTCGCTCGACGTGGTCGGTGTGCACCTGGTGGCCGGCCTGTGGGGCACCATCGCGCTGGGCTTCTTCGCCACCGACACCGGCCTGTTCGTGGGCGGCGATTACAAGCAGCTCGTGATCCAGATCGTGATCGCGGTTGTGGCACTGGTGTTCACCGCGGTGCTGACGACGATCATCGCCTTCGTGGTCAAGCCACTAGGCTGGCGAGTCAGCACGGAAGACGAGGCCACTGGCATCGATGAGACCGAGCACGCAGAAACCGCTTATGAACTCGCATGA
- the ftsY gene encoding signal recognition particle-docking protein FtsY, producing the protein MSDALWIALAVVAVLVVVALVVGLVRYRKRRISLSAPDTTTAIDKSGGYKASSGITFSGPTTAPPADKVDKAEKVDTTGLPGVGDDAAVPRDAPKRTISDVKLPEPPVVEPAPKPVIEPEPKPEPTPEPKPEPTPEPAPAPEPTPEPAPEPTPALPEIAPAEGRLERLRGRLAKSQNTLGRGMLGLLGGGDLDEESWEEIEDTLLIADLGPVVTENVIAALRAKMASASVRTEADARAVLKEVLVSELRPDLDRSIRALPHADKPSVLLVVGVNGTGKTTTVGKLARVLVADGRRVVLGAADTFRAAAADQLQSWAARVGAEVVRGPEGADPASVAFDAVAKGIATGADVVVVDTAGRLHTKTGLMDELGKVKRVVEKRTRVDEVLLVLDATIGQNSLPQAKVFAEVVDITGVVLTKLDGTAKGGIVFRVQQELGVPVKLVGLGEGPDDLAPFEPSAFVDALLG; encoded by the coding sequence GTGTCAGATGCCTTATGGATCGCGCTTGCGGTCGTAGCAGTCCTGGTCGTCGTCGCCCTCGTTGTCGGGTTGGTGCGCTACCGCAAGCGGCGAATCAGCCTGTCCGCACCGGACACCACCACCGCGATCGACAAATCCGGCGGCTATAAGGCCTCATCGGGCATCACCTTCAGCGGGCCGACTACCGCCCCGCCGGCGGACAAGGTGGACAAGGCCGAGAAGGTCGACACCACCGGCCTGCCCGGTGTCGGGGACGACGCCGCCGTCCCGCGCGATGCGCCGAAACGCACCATCTCCGACGTCAAGCTGCCGGAACCGCCGGTGGTCGAACCCGCGCCCAAACCGGTCATCGAGCCCGAACCCAAGCCGGAGCCGACGCCGGAACCCAAGCCCGAGCCCACCCCGGAACCGGCGCCCGCACCCGAGCCGACACCCGAACCCGCACCCGAGCCCACCCCGGCGCTGCCGGAGATCGCGCCCGCCGAGGGCCGCCTGGAGCGGCTGCGCGGGCGCCTCGCGAAATCCCAGAACACCCTGGGCCGCGGCATGCTCGGCCTGCTCGGCGGTGGCGATCTCGACGAGGAGTCCTGGGAGGAGATCGAGGACACCCTGCTGATCGCCGACCTCGGCCCCGTCGTCACCGAGAACGTCATCGCCGCGCTGCGCGCCAAGATGGCCAGCGCCTCGGTCCGCACCGAGGCCGACGCCCGCGCCGTTCTCAAGGAGGTGCTGGTCTCCGAGTTGCGCCCCGACCTGGACCGCTCCATCCGGGCGTTGCCGCACGCCGACAAGCCGTCGGTGCTGCTGGTCGTCGGCGTCAACGGCACCGGCAAGACCACCACGGTCGGCAAGCTGGCCCGCGTCCTGGTCGCCGACGGGCGCCGCGTCGTGCTGGGCGCCGCGGACACCTTCCGCGCCGCCGCCGCCGATCAGCTGCAGAGCTGGGCCGCTCGGGTCGGCGCCGAGGTGGTGCGCGGACCCGAGGGCGCCGACCCGGCCTCGGTCGCGTTCGACGCCGTCGCCAAGGGCATCGCCACCGGCGCGGACGTCGTCGTGGTCGACACCGCCGGACGCCTGCACACCAAGACCGGGTTGATGGACGAACTCGGCAAGGTCAAGCGCGTCGTGGAGAAGCGCACCCGGGTCGATGAGGTGCTCCTGGTCCTGGACGCCACCATCGGGCAGAACAGCCTGCCGCAGGCCAAGGTTTTCGCTGAGGTCGTCGACATCACCGGCGTGGTGCTGACCAAGCTCGACGGCACCGCAAAGGGGGGCATCGTGTTCCGGGTCCAGCAGGAACTGGGCGTGCCGGTGAAGCTCGTCGGACTCGGCGAAGGACCCGACGATCTGGCCCCGTTCGAGCCCTCCGCATTCGTCGATGCGCTCCTCGGATAG
- a CDS encoding cytochrome C oxidase subunit IV family protein, whose product MAVLELLKNRAGASWLFLVAATVVSWAVGAEHGTGSTVAVLVLGIAAIKVRLVGLDFMELRHAPVPLRAAFEAYCAGMWALLSALYLWL is encoded by the coding sequence ATGGCAGTCCTCGAACTGCTGAAGAATCGTGCCGGCGCCAGCTGGCTGTTCCTGGTCGCCGCGACGGTGGTGTCCTGGGCGGTCGGCGCCGAACACGGCACCGGCTCCACGGTGGCCGTCCTGGTCCTGGGCATCGCCGCGATCAAGGTGCGCCTGGTCGGCCTGGACTTCATGGAGCTGCGGCACGCCCCGGTCCCGCTGCGCGCCGCCTTCGAGGCCTACTGCGCCGGCATGTGGGCGCTGCTGTCGGCGCTCTACCTCTGGCTGTAG
- a CDS encoding molybdopterin oxidoreductase family protein: MTAIDVPLPQVRGRAEDAASTTHRSQCTLCEAHCGIQVTVIDGQVSRIAGNPDDVLSKGYICPKATAMGGLHHDPDRLRTPMRRVGDSFEPVGWDEAFAEIGTRLRRVRHQHGFRSLGMYLGNPAAHSSGALYGLALRIALLTPNFYSASSIDQMPHEYAAWRVFGSNVLVPITDIDRTQRLVILGANPAVSNGSLSIMPGAKRRIKAVRDRGGTVVVIDPRRTETTRLADRHIAVRPGGDLYLLLGMLHVLVTENLCDATVVEKLTSGWAELSELVATTTPEAMAARAGVSAEEIRALAREHAAAESAAIYARIGICHQQTATLVSWLVMVINTVTGNLDRPGGTMFSTPIVDVPRLARYIPVGHGWWTDRSGRYKAFRTELPAVTMADEMLTDGPGRIRAMITYAGNPVSSIPQKGRLDEALAELDLYVAVDMYITETTRHADFILPPVSPLEREDVALLTTIFSVRNNIRYQHRSFQAAAGALEDWQILSRLTFELLPTPLRRLTAPVRERLIAFADPLRVTAAALATGPYGRLRRGRKGITLRAVRESAGGIDLGPLQPRLSKVLATSDRRVHLAPAEFVAEAAARLAARTEEPRDGRLQLIGRRHLRSNNSWLHNVPTMTGGNNRCTVLMHPEDAAARGLTDGDTVRVTSQVGHIDVELEVSDEMRAGTVAVPHGWGHRNTGWRHADSLPGANVNDLHDPDQVDTFTGTAALNNTWVTVGAAG, encoded by the coding sequence ATGACAGCCATCGACGTCCCCCTGCCCCAGGTGCGCGGCCGGGCCGAGGACGCGGCGAGCACCACCCACCGCAGTCAGTGCACGCTGTGTGAGGCGCACTGCGGCATCCAGGTCACCGTCATCGACGGCCAGGTCAGCCGGATCGCGGGCAATCCCGACGACGTGTTGTCCAAGGGCTACATCTGCCCGAAGGCCACCGCGATGGGCGGCCTGCATCACGACCCGGACCGGCTGCGCACACCGATGCGCCGGGTCGGGGACTCCTTCGAACCGGTCGGCTGGGACGAGGCGTTCGCCGAGATCGGCACCCGGTTGCGCCGTGTCCGCCACCAGCACGGCTTCCGGTCGCTGGGCATGTACCTCGGTAACCCGGCCGCGCACAGTTCCGGTGCGCTGTACGGGCTGGCCCTGCGCATCGCGCTGCTCACCCCGAACTTCTATTCCGCGTCATCGATCGATCAGATGCCGCACGAGTACGCGGCGTGGCGGGTGTTCGGCTCCAATGTGCTGGTGCCCATCACCGATATCGACCGCACCCAGCGGCTGGTGATCCTGGGTGCGAACCCGGCGGTGTCCAACGGGTCGTTGTCGATCATGCCGGGCGCCAAACGGCGCATCAAAGCCGTGCGGGATCGCGGCGGCACCGTCGTCGTCATCGATCCTCGGCGCACCGAGACCACCCGACTCGCCGACCGGCACATCGCGGTGCGCCCGGGCGGAGACCTCTATCTGCTGCTGGGCATGCTGCACGTTCTGGTCACCGAAAACCTCTGCGACGCCACCGTTGTGGAGAAGCTGACCTCGGGCTGGGCGGAGTTGTCCGAGCTGGTCGCCACCACCACGCCGGAGGCCATGGCGGCCCGGGCCGGGGTGAGCGCCGAGGAGATCCGCGCCCTGGCCCGCGAGCACGCCGCGGCCGAGTCGGCGGCGATCTACGCCCGCATCGGCATCTGCCATCAGCAGACCGCCACCCTGGTCAGCTGGCTGGTGATGGTGATCAACACGGTCACCGGCAATCTGGACCGCCCGGGCGGCACCATGTTCTCCACCCCGATCGTCGATGTGCCCCGGCTGGCCCGCTACATCCCCGTCGGGCACGGCTGGTGGACCGACCGGTCCGGCCGCTACAAGGCGTTCCGCACCGAATTGCCCGCGGTGACGATGGCCGACGAAATGCTCACCGACGGCCCGGGACGGATCCGGGCGATGATCACCTACGCCGGCAATCCGGTGTCCTCGATCCCGCAGAAGGGCCGCCTGGACGAGGCGCTCGCCGAGCTGGATCTGTACGTCGCCGTGGACATGTACATCACCGAGACCACCCGGCACGCGGACTTCATCCTGCCGCCGGTGTCCCCGCTGGAACGCGAGGACGTGGCCCTGCTCACCACGATCTTCAGCGTGCGCAACAACATCCGCTACCAGCACCGCTCCTTCCAGGCGGCGGCCGGCGCGCTGGAGGACTGGCAGATCCTGAGCCGGTTGACCTTCGAGTTGCTGCCCACCCCGCTGCGCCGGCTCACCGCACCGGTGCGCGAACGGTTGATCGCGTTCGCCGATCCACTGCGCGTCACCGCGGCCGCATTGGCCACCGGACCGTACGGGCGGCTGCGACGCGGACGCAAGGGCATCACCCTGCGGGCAGTACGCGAGAGCGCCGGCGGTATCGACCTCGGCCCGCTGCAGCCCCGACTGAGCAAGGTGCTGGCCACCTCCGACCGGCGGGTGCACCTGGCGCCCGCGGAGTTCGTCGCCGAGGCCGCGGCCCGGCTGGCCGCCCGCACCGAGGAGCCCAGGGACGGCCGGCTGCAGCTGATCGGGCGACGCCACCTGCGCAGCAACAATTCCTGGCTGCACAACGTGCCGACCATGACCGGCGGCAACAACCGGTGCACCGTGCTGATGCATCCCGAGGATGCCGCTGCGCGCGGGCTCACCGACGGCGACACCGTGCGGGTCACCTCACAGGTGGGCCATATCGACGTCGAGCTCGAGGTCAGCGACGAGATGCGGGCCGGCACCGTCGCGGTGCCGCACGGCTGGGGTCACCGCAACACCGGCTGGCGGCATGCCGATTCACTGCCCGGCGCCAACGTCAACGACCTGCACGACCCGGATCAGGTGGACACGTTCACCGGCACCGCGGCGCTGAACAACACCTGGGTGACGGTCGGCGCCGCCGGTTAA
- the fni gene encoding type 2 isopentenyl-diphosphate Delta-isomerase, with translation MRKRRHIDVCLSEAVQYQTLTTGLERYRLPYNALTQTNLATIDLGVEFLGKRLQAPVLIGAMTGGSELSGTINRNLAAAAQALGIGMMLGSQRVMLGEDGPTSFHVRDLAPDVLLIGNIGMGQLRPEVVPELRNALGSIGVDALAVHTNPLQEAVQRFGDTDFTGSLTRLRELVDAIGYPVLLKEVGHGIGAAAAASVADMGLAAVDVAGAGGTSWARVEQFVRYGGIDDLGLAEWGIPTAQALVEVRSALPAMPLVASGGIRTGMDAAKAIALGADVVAVAHPLLMPAIESAAAAQEWLQRFISELRVCLHGCGAADLAALRAVGVDAV, from the coding sequence ATGCGCAAGCGTCGCCATATCGACGTCTGCCTGTCCGAGGCCGTGCAGTATCAGACGCTGACCACCGGGTTGGAGCGTTACCGGCTGCCTTACAACGCGCTGACGCAGACCAACCTGGCGACGATCGATCTCGGGGTGGAGTTCCTGGGTAAGCGGCTGCAGGCCCCGGTGTTGATCGGCGCGATGACCGGGGGTTCGGAGCTGTCGGGCACCATCAACCGCAACCTGGCGGCCGCGGCGCAGGCGCTGGGCATCGGGATGATGCTGGGTTCCCAGCGCGTCATGCTCGGCGAGGACGGACCCACCAGCTTTCACGTCCGTGACCTCGCCCCCGATGTGCTGCTGATCGGCAATATCGGGATGGGCCAGCTGCGTCCGGAGGTGGTGCCGGAGTTGCGCAACGCGCTGGGGTCGATCGGCGTCGATGCGCTGGCGGTGCACACCAATCCGCTGCAGGAAGCGGTGCAGCGCTTCGGGGACACCGATTTCACCGGGTCGTTGACCCGGCTGCGGGAACTCGTGGACGCGATCGGGTACCCGGTGCTGCTCAAGGAGGTCGGGCACGGGATCGGCGCGGCGGCCGCGGCGTCGGTGGCCGATATGGGACTGGCCGCGGTGGATGTGGCCGGGGCCGGCGGGACGTCCTGGGCGCGGGTCGAGCAGTTCGTGCGCTACGGCGGCATCGATGACCTCGGGTTGGCCGAGTGGGGCATCCCCACCGCCCAGGCGTTGGTCGAGGTGCGTTCAGCCCTGCCGGCGATGCCGCTGGTGGCCTCGGGCGGTATCCGCACCGGGATGGACGCCGCGAAGGCGATCGCGCTGGGTGCCGATGTGGTGGCGGTGGCGCATCCGCTGCTGATGCCGGCCATCGAGTCGGCGGCGGCGGCGCAGGAGTGGCTGCAGCGGTTCATTTCCGAGCTGCGGGTGTGCCTGCACGGGTGCGGGGCGGCGGATCTGGCCGCGCTGCGCGCGGTGGGCGTGGACGCGGTCTGA
- a CDS encoding [protein-PII] uridylyltransferase, translating to MTDQTPDPAAGASQWEAPAAGSPRPATDLAAASKQLLDGGRQLDSAALRDALLDLNEFWLTAKAAEIGITATSGFAIVATGGLGRGELLPYSDLDLMLLHDNMPADIVSKVAELLWYPLWDANIHIDHSVRTVPEALKVAGEDISAGMAMLDARHIAGDAELSALLTGGARRQWRIGIASRYEELVEHTRARWERSGQIAHRAEPDLKNGRGGLRDVQLLNGLAIAQLADVYPSRLLASPTGTLGEAHLALLNVRTELHRISRRGREQVLAQYADEIGAALRIGDRFDLARTISDAARTISYYVDAGIRTAGNALPRRGFAALRRPARRPLDEGVIEYGGEVILARDARPERDPGLILRVAAASATTALPIAASTLSRLAGAAPELRTPWPREALKDLLVLLSAGPAAVNTIEALDRTGLWGRLFPEWGAVRDLPPRDVVHIWTVDRHLVETVSRASAFTTRVSRPDLLVLGALVHDIGKGRGGDHSVIGAELAAQIGTRLGLWPSDVELLSKIVRYHLLLPDTATRRDLQDPKTIATVVHALGGDYQLLDLLHVLAEADSLATGPGVWGDWKASLLGDLVRRCRLVMAGEPLPTPDPIEPRYLELAADGAVHVEMVAGEGPHIHNVTMIAPDRRGLLSKAAGVLALNALRVHSASVNSRNGVAINTFAVSPHFGTPPAAELLRQQFILALDGQLDVIDTLERRDSESAAAAPYRAGETPASVPVTQAIAPPRILWSEGNAPDEFIVQVRATDRSGLLARLTAVIERDGLDINWAKVTTLGSVVIDVFSIGVPGGSADLDAAEIAAARADFERDLLQVLPAPPPKPVAEAS from the coding sequence ATGACTGATCAGACACCAGATCCCGCTGCTGGGGCTTCCCAATGGGAGGCTCCGGCAGCGGGATCGCCGCGTCCGGCGACCGACCTGGCCGCGGCATCCAAACAACTGCTCGACGGCGGCCGGCAACTCGACTCGGCCGCACTGCGCGACGCCCTGCTCGACCTCAACGAGTTCTGGTTGACCGCCAAGGCCGCCGAGATCGGCATCACCGCCACCAGCGGGTTCGCCATCGTGGCCACCGGTGGGCTCGGACGTGGTGAACTGCTGCCGTACTCGGATCTCGACCTCATGCTGCTGCACGACAACATGCCGGCCGACATCGTCTCCAAGGTCGCCGAACTGCTGTGGTATCCGTTGTGGGACGCCAACATCCACATCGACCACAGTGTGCGCACGGTGCCCGAGGCGCTGAAGGTGGCCGGCGAGGACATCTCCGCGGGGATGGCCATGCTCGACGCCCGCCACATCGCCGGTGACGCCGAACTGTCCGCGCTGCTGACCGGCGGGGCACGCCGCCAGTGGCGCATCGGGATCGCCTCCCGCTACGAGGAACTCGTCGAACACACCCGGGCCCGCTGGGAACGCAGCGGACAGATCGCGCACCGCGCCGAACCGGACCTGAAGAACGGCCGCGGCGGCCTGCGTGACGTGCAGCTGCTCAACGGGCTGGCCATCGCCCAACTCGCCGACGTCTACCCGAGCCGGCTGCTGGCCTCACCCACCGGGACCCTCGGCGAGGCGCACCTGGCGCTGCTCAATGTGCGCACCGAACTGCACCGGATCTCCCGGCGCGGGCGTGAACAGGTGCTGGCCCAGTACGCCGACGAGATCGGCGCCGCGCTGCGCATCGGGGACCGGTTCGACCTGGCCCGCACCATCTCCGATGCCGCCCGCACCATCAGCTACTACGTCGATGCCGGCATCCGCACCGCCGGAAATGCACTGCCGCGCCGCGGATTCGCAGCACTGCGGCGCCCGGCCCGCCGACCGCTGGACGAGGGCGTCATCGAATACGGCGGCGAGGTGATCCTGGCCCGCGACGCCAGACCCGAACGTGACCCGGGGTTGATCCTGCGGGTCGCCGCGGCCTCGGCCACCACCGCGTTGCCGATCGCCGCGTCCACCCTGAGCCGGCTGGCCGGCGCGGCCCCCGAACTGCGGACACCCTGGCCCCGCGAGGCACTCAAGGATCTGCTGGTGCTGCTGTCGGCGGGGCCGGCCGCGGTCAACACGATCGAGGCGCTCGACCGCACCGGCCTGTGGGGCCGGCTGTTCCCGGAATGGGGTGCGGTGCGCGACCTCCCGCCGCGTGATGTCGTGCACATCTGGACCGTTGACCGCCATCTCGTCGAAACAGTCTCCCGGGCAAGTGCATTCACCACCCGGGTATCCCGGCCAGACCTGCTGGTGCTCGGCGCGCTTGTGCACGACATCGGCAAGGGGCGCGGCGGCGACCACAGCGTCATCGGGGCCGAGCTGGCCGCCCAGATCGGCACCCGGCTGGGGCTGTGGCCCTCGGACGTCGAGTTGCTGTCCAAGATCGTGCGCTACCACCTGCTGCTGCCCGACACCGCCACCCGCCGGGATCTGCAGGACCCCAAGACCATCGCCACCGTGGTGCATGCCCTCGGCGGGGACTACCAGTTGCTGGACCTGCTGCACGTGCTGGCCGAGGCGGACTCGCTGGCCACCGGGCCCGGTGTGTGGGGGGACTGGAAGGCCTCCCTGCTTGGCGATCTGGTGCGTCGCTGCCGGCTGGTGATGGCAGGGGAACCGCTGCCCACCCCGGACCCCATCGAGCCTCGCTACCTGGAGCTGGCCGCCGACGGCGCCGTGCACGTGGAGATGGTGGCCGGGGAAGGCCCGCACATCCACAACGTCACGATGATCGCCCCCGACCGGCGCGGCCTGCTGTCCAAGGCCGCCGGTGTACTGGCCCTCAATGCGTTGCGGGTGCACTCGGCATCGGTCAACAGTCGAAACGGGGTGGCCATCAACACCTTTGCGGTGTCGCCGCACTTCGGCACCCCGCCGGCCGCCGAGCTGCTGCGCCAGCAGTTCATCCTGGCGCTCGACGGTCAGCTCGACGTCATCGACACCCTGGAACGGCGGGACTCCGAGAGCGCCGCGGCCGCGCCGTATCGGGCGGGGGAGACCCCGGCCTCGGTGCCGGTCACCCAGGCCATTGCCCCGCCGCGCATCCTGTGGTCGGAGGGCAACGCGCCCGACGAGTTCATCGTCCAGGTGCGCGCCACCGACCGGTCGGGCCTGCTGGCGCGGCTCACCGCGGTCATCGAGCGCGACGGGCTCGACATCAACTGGGCCAAGGTCACCACCCTCGGGTCGGTGGTCATCGACGTCTTCAGCATCGGGGTGCCCGGCGGCAGCGCGGACCTGGACGCGGCCGAGATCGCCGCGGCGCGCGCGGACTTCGAACGCGATCTGTTGCAGGTGCTGCCCGCCCCGCCACCGAAACCGGTCGCCGAGGCCAGTTAA
- the ffh gene encoding signal recognition particle protein has protein sequence MFESLSDRLTGALQGLRARGRLTDADIDATAREIRLALLEADVSLPVVRAFVGRIKERAKGAEVSAALNPAQQVVKIVNEELVGILGGETRQLAFAKTPPTVIMLAGLQGSGKTTLAGKLARFLKAQGHTPLLVACDLQRPGAVHQLQIVGERAGVAVFAPHPGVSPDGVTIDQMTTGDPVSVAAAGLAEAKAKHYDVVIVDTAGRLGIDEELMNQAAAIRDAVQPDETLFVLDAMIGQDAVTTAEAFGSGVGFTGVVLTKLDGDARGGAALSVREITGVPILFASAGEKLEDFDVFHPDRMASRILGMGDVLTLIEQAEQVFDAEQAEATAAKIGSGELTLEDFLEQMLAIRKMGPIGNLLGMLPGAGQMKDALAAVDDSQLDRVQAIIRGMTPAERADPKIINASRRLRIANGSGVSVSEVNQLVDRFFDARKMMSQMAGQMGMPFGRKNTARKAAKGKNKQAGKKKGKAGKGPTQPKNPLGAGMPAGFPDLTGMPKGLDELPPGLANFDLSKLKFPGQN, from the coding sequence GTGTTTGAATCGCTGTCTGACCGGTTGACCGGTGCACTGCAGGGGCTGCGCGCCCGAGGTCGGCTGACCGACGCCGATATCGACGCCACCGCGCGGGAGATCCGGCTGGCCCTGCTCGAAGCCGACGTGTCGCTGCCCGTGGTGCGCGCGTTCGTCGGCCGCATCAAGGAGCGGGCCAAGGGTGCGGAGGTCTCGGCCGCGCTCAACCCGGCCCAGCAGGTCGTCAAGATCGTCAACGAGGAGCTCGTCGGCATCCTCGGCGGCGAGACCCGGCAGCTGGCGTTCGCCAAGACCCCGCCGACGGTCATCATGCTCGCCGGCCTGCAGGGTTCCGGTAAGACGACGCTGGCCGGCAAGCTCGCCCGGTTCCTGAAGGCGCAGGGGCACACGCCCCTGCTGGTCGCGTGTGACCTGCAGCGTCCCGGCGCCGTCCACCAGCTGCAGATCGTCGGTGAGCGCGCCGGTGTCGCGGTGTTCGCACCGCACCCGGGGGTGTCGCCCGACGGCGTGACCATCGACCAGATGACCACCGGCGACCCGGTCTCGGTGGCCGCCGCGGGTCTGGCCGAGGCCAAGGCCAAGCACTACGACGTCGTCATCGTCGACACCGCCGGCCGCCTCGGCATCGACGAGGAACTGATGAACCAGGCCGCGGCCATCCGCGACGCCGTTCAGCCCGACGAGACGCTGTTCGTCCTGGACGCCATGATCGGTCAGGATGCCGTCACCACCGCCGAGGCCTTCGGCTCCGGCGTCGGCTTCACCGGTGTCGTGCTGACCAAGCTCGACGGCGATGCCCGCGGTGGTGCGGCCCTGTCGGTCCGCGAGATCACCGGCGTCCCGATCCTTTTCGCGTCCGCCGGCGAGAAGCTGGAGGACTTCGACGTCTTCCATCCCGACCGGATGGCCAGCCGGATCCTGGGCATGGGCGACGTGCTCACCCTCATCGAGCAGGCCGAACAGGTCTTCGACGCCGAGCAGGCCGAGGCCACCGCGGCCAAGATCGGCTCCGGCGAGCTGACCCTGGAGGACTTCCTCGAGCAGATGCTGGCCATCCGCAAGATGGGCCCGATCGGCAACCTGCTCGGCATGCTGCCGGGCGCCGGCCAGATGAAGGACGCGCTGGCCGCGGTCGACGACAGCCAGCTCGACCGGGTACAGGCCATCATCCGCGGTATGACCCCGGCCGAGCGGGCCGACCCGAAGATCATCAACGCCTCGCGCCGGCTGCGTATCGCCAACGGCTCCGGGGTGTCGGTGTCCGAGGTCAATCAGCTCGTCGACCGGTTCTTCGACGCCCGCAAGATGATGTCCCAGATGGCCGGTCAGATGGGTATGCCGTTCGGGCGCAAGAACACTGCGCGCAAGGCCGCCAAGGGCAAGAACAAGCAGGCCGGTAAGAAGAAGGGCAAAGCGGGCAAGGGCCCGACCCAGCCGAAGAACCCGTTGGGCGCCGGCATGCCCGCCGGCTTCCCGGATCTGACCGGTATGCCCAAGGGCCTGGACGAGCTGCCGCCCGGGCTGGCCAACTTCGACCTGTCCAAGCTGAAGTTCCCGGGCCAGAACTAG
- a CDS encoding P-II family nitrogen regulator, with protein sequence MKLITAIVKPFTLEDVKTGLEQTGILGMTVSEVQGYGRQKGHTEVYRGAEYSVDFVPKVRVEVVVDDSAVDKVVDVIVQAARTGKIGDGKVWVSPVDTVVRVRTGERGVDAL encoded by the coding sequence ATGAAACTGATCACCGCGATCGTCAAGCCGTTCACTCTGGAAGACGTCAAGACCGGCCTCGAGCAGACGGGCATCCTCGGTATGACCGTCAGCGAGGTGCAGGGTTACGGCCGTCAGAAGGGCCACACCGAGGTCTACCGTGGCGCGGAGTACTCGGTGGACTTCGTGCCGAAGGTGCGCGTCGAGGTCGTCGTCGACGACTCCGCCGTGGACAAGGTGGTGGACGTCATCGTGCAGGCGGCCCGCACGGGCAAGATCGGTGACGGCAAGGTGTGGGTCAGCCCCGTGGACACCGTTGTGCGGGTGCGCACCGGTGAGCGGGGAGTCGACGCACTCTAA